The window GGCAGCTTTTCCTTGCTGCGCACCATCACGATGTCCGGGCTGATGCCGTAAGAGCGCAGCGCCGCCACGCTGTGCTGGGTGGGTTTGGTCTTGAACTCATGGCTGGTGCCCAGGTACGGCACCAGCGTCAGGTGCAGGAACAGCACGTTCTCGTCGCCCTCGTCGAACCTGAACTGCCGGATCGCTTCCAGGAACGGCAGCGACTCGATGTCACCCACCGTGCCCCCCACCTCGATCAGCACGATTTCGGCGCCCGCCTTCTCGCCGGCAGCGCGAATGCGGCGTTTGATCTCGTCGGTCACGTGCGGAATGACCTGCACCGTCTGCGAGAGGTAATCCCCGGCGCGTTCCTTGCGGATCACCTCCTGGTACACCTGCCCGGTGGTAATGTTGCTGCCCGCCGGAACGTCCAGGTCAAGGAAGCGCTCGTAATTCCCGATGTCCAGGTCAGTTTCCGCGCCGGACGCCGTGACGAAACACTCGCCGTGCTCGTAGGGGCGCATGGTGCCCGCGTCGATGTTGATGTAGGGGTCAATTTTTACGGCAGTCACGCGGTAGCCCCGCGCCCGCAGCAGGGCGCCCAGGGACGCGCTTGCCACGCCTTTCCCGAGGCTGCTGACCACACCGCCAGTCACAAAAATGTATTTCATGGATTCCCTCCGGGGAATGCTCAGAACTTGAAAAGGTCAAAACGTCCAATCACCAGCCGGGAGCGCCCCAAAAAAAGAAATCCGGGGCGCTCGGCCTCCGGGATTTCATGGTAGCACGTGGGGAAGGGTCAGGTCAGAACACCAGGCTGAACGCCCAGTTTTGCACGGCGCTCAGCATGTTCCCGATGGGTTGGCGCAGCACGAAAAACACCAGGAACATGGAAATCAGGAAACTGGAGGGGTTGGCTTCAAACTGGTCGAAGGCGCGCTTGAGCGGCGGCACCAAGGCGCCCAGCAGGCGGCTGCCGTCCAGCGGCGGAATAGGAATCAGGTTGAACACCGCCAGGACAATGTTGGTGCCCAGAATGGTGATCAGGGCCAGGCCCACGAAACTCAGTTGCGCTTGCCCCGCCACGTTCGTTTCCACCAGCACTTCTCGCGGCAGAACTTTCATGATCAGGCCGCACACCAGCGCGATCAGGAGGTTGCTCAGGGGGCCGGCCGCCACCGCCCAGAACATCCCCCAGCGGCCCACCCGGTAAGGGTTGATGGGCACCGGCTTGGCGAACCCGAACCCGGCCACCAGCAGCATGATGGTGCCGAGGGGGTCGAGGTGCTTGAGGGGATTCAGGTTGACGCGATCCATCTGTTTGGGCGTCGGGTCGCCCAGTTTGTAGGCGGTGTAGGCGTGCGCGAACTCGTGGAAGGTCAGCGAGAGCAGCAGCACCCCGGCCACGATGACGAACAGCAATGGATTTTCGAACAGC is drawn from Deinococcus fonticola and contains these coding sequences:
- a CDS encoding site-2 protease family protein, giving the protein MNNLPGLLGLLFENPLLFVIVAGVLLLSLTFHEFAHAYTAYKLGDPTPKQMDRVNLNPLKHLDPLGTIMLLVAGFGFAKPVPINPYRVGRWGMFWAVAAGPLSNLLIALVCGLIMKVLPREVLVETNVAGQAQLSFVGLALITILGTNIVLAVFNLIPIPPLDGSRLLGALVPPLKRAFDQFEANPSSFLISMFLVFFVLRQPIGNMLSAVQNWAFSLVF